Proteins encoded in a region of the Populus alba chromosome 13, ASM523922v2, whole genome shotgun sequence genome:
- the LOC118060905 gene encoding probable xyloglucan endotransglucosylase/hydrolase protein 23, giving the protein MHNTHLITYKQLAKLYSIVSMAFLLASSSVPMLLMFLVSFTVSSLMGSSLGNFNQNFDITWGDGRAKILSNGELLTLNLDKASGSGFQSTNEYLFGKIDMQLKLVPGNSAGTVTAYYLSSKGSTWDEIDFEFLGNLSGDPYILHTNVFSQGKGNREQQFYLWFDPTTDFHTYSILWNPQRIIFSVDGTPIREFKNMESRGVPFPKNQPMRIYSSLWNADDWATRGGLVKTDWSQAPFTASYRNFNAKDACVWSNGASSCGTNSSAAAASSNTNAWLSEELGSTSQQRLEWVKKNYMIYNYCTDAKRFPQGLPPECNAS; this is encoded by the exons ATGCACAATACACATCTCATCACTTACAAACAACTTGCTAAACTGTATTCCATTGTATCCATGGCTTTTCTGCTTGCTTCTTCAAGTGTTCCGATGTTACTAATGTTCTTGGTCTCTTTTACTGTCAGTTCTTTGATGGGGTCATCTCTTGGTAACTTCAACCAAAACTTTGATATTACATGGGGAGATGGCCGTGCTAAGATACTCAGCAATGGTGAGCTTCTTACTCTCAATCTTGACAAAGCTTCTGGCTCCGGATTCCAATCCACCAACGAGTATTTATTTGGAAAGATTGATATGCAACTCAAGCTTGTCCCTGGCAACTCTGCTGGCACTGTAACTGCCTATTAT TTGTCATCAAAAGGGTCAACATGGGATGAGATAGACTTCGAGTTCCTGGGGAACTTGAGTGGCGATCCTTACATTCTCCATACCAATGTGTTTAGCCAAGGCAAAGGCAACAGGGAGCAACAATTTTACCTCTGGTTTGATCCAACTACTGATTTCCACACCTACTCCATCCTTTGGAACCCACAAAGAATCAT TTTCTCTGTAGATGGCACCCCTATTAGAGAATTCAAGAACATGGAATCAAGAGGTGTTCCATTCCCTAAGAATCAGCCAATGAGAATTTACTCTAGTTTATGGAATGCAGATGACTGGGCTACAAGAGGTGGCTTAGTGAAGACTGATTGGTCACAAGCTCCTTTCACTGCCTCCTACAGGAACTTCAATGCTAAGGATGCTTGTGTCTGGTCCAACGGCGCATCTTCTTGTGGTACAAATTCCTCCGCCGCTGCAGCCTCCTCCAACACCAACGCTTGGCTTTCAGAAGAGCTTGGTTCAACAAGTCAACAGAGGCTAGAATGGGtcaaaaaaaactacatgataTACAATTACTGCACAGACGCTAAGAGGTTTCCTCAAGGACTTCCGCCAGA